The nucleotide window GAGGTCGACTATGCACTGGAAGTGTGCGAAGCGGTACTCGATACCTGGCAGCCAAGGGCTGGGGAAAAAGTGATCCTGAACCTGCCTGCCACGGTCGAAGTATCGACCCCCAACGTGTATGCGGACCAGATCGAATGGTTCATCCGCAACCTGAAGCAGCGCGAACACGTGATCATCTCACTGCACACTCACAATGACCGGGGCACGGGTGTGGCCGCTACCGAGCTGGGCTTGCTGGCAGGCGCTGACCGGGTGGAAGGAACCCTCTTTGGCAATGGGGAACGCACGGGAAATCTCGACATCATCAACGTGGCGCTCAACCTGATGGCGCATGGAGTGGACCCGCAGCTGGATCTGAGTGATCTGCCCGCGATTCGCGAGGTCTGCGAGCGCAATACCGACATGCCAGTCCCACCACGTCATCCGTATGCCGGGGAACTCGTCTTTACCTCGTTTTCCGGCTCGCATCAGGATGCGATCAAGAAGGGCATGGACCTGCGCAAGCAGGAAGCCAGCGACGATGCACACTGGGCCATCCCCTACCTCGCGATTGATCCCTCCGACATTGGTCGCAGCTATCACGCCATCATCCGCATCAACAGCCAGTCCGGCAAGGGAGGCGTCGCCTACATCCTCAATCAGGAGTTTGGCTATGACCTGCCCAAACCGATGCACCCGGAAGTGGGCCACTGCATCAACCAGCATGCCGACCGTCAGCAGCGCGAACTGTCCGTGCAGGAAATCCACGACTGCTTCCTCGCCGGGTTTGCCAATCTGTCAGAGCCGCTGGAACTGGTGGACTATGACGTGCACCGGGAAAGCAAGGCCGAACCAGACAAGACCTACCAAATTTCGGGCGTCATGCGACTGCAGGGCATTGAACATGCATTTTCCGGGGTTGGGAACGGCCCGATCAATGCGTTTGCGAATGCACTGGAAGTGATGGGGGTAAAGGATTTCAAACTCGTGGACTATCGTCAGCATGCGATTGGGGAGGGTTCTGCAACACAATCCGCCGCCTACATCTGCATCCAGGCCGACAACGGAAAAGGACCCAAGTTCTGGGGAGTCGGACTCGACGCCAACATCGAGTTTGCCAGCCTCAAGGCATTGGTGTCGGCCTACAACCGATCAAGCGCGCAACCCGTAGCTTGAGGCACTGCACGCTGCCCCACTTCCGCAGACCGAATGGGGCAGAACGGAGCCGGTCGTGTCCCGATCACTCCCACCTGGAGTGCTTCGGGGGATCGGCTGGCGCGATGCAAAACACAGCACCCTGCCCGTGCCGCGATCAGCCTTTGGTCTCGATGGAAAACTCCTCAATGCGCTTGCGCAGAGTGGAGCGACTGATGCCGAGCACCTCAGAGGCCTTGAGCTGATTGCCCTTGGTCTCCTTGAGGGTGCGAAGGATCATTTCCTTCTCCATGGCAACCAGCAGCGCACGATGGTTCTCCTTGCGCAGCAACTTGTAAATGTGGTCAAAGGATTCCTCGCGATTCATGCCACCGCCGATCCAGGTATTGGCCGCTGCCGGGGCAGTTGGCAGCACATCGGCGCGCTGAGGTTGTGCACCCCATTCCGGCTCCGGACTCTCTGGCTCGGCCTCAGATTCCGCGATTTCGGGTATCTGCGATGGAGAGTCGAGTGCTTGCGTTTCGGGACTGGGTGGGGTTGCCGGGCTGGTGCGTGATGAACTGCGCTGCCGCAGCTCTGCAGGGAAATCACCCGGCAGGATGACATCACCCTGTGCCAGCACCGCGCTGTGATGGATCATGTTTTCAAGCTCGCGCACATTGCCCGGCCAATCGTGAGTCATCAAGAGCCGAAGCGACTCCTGCGACAGGCGTTTGGGCTTGCTGCCGGACTTGTTGGCCAGCTTCTGAAGCAGGAAATTGGCAATGAGCGGGATGTCGTCGGTGCGCTCCCGCAGGGCAGGCAGTCGCAGGCGAAACACATTGAGCCGGTAGTAGAGGTCCTCACGAAACTCCTTATCCTTCACTATCTGCTCCAGGTTTTTATTGGTCGCGGCGACGAGACGAACATTGACCTTGATCGTTTCATTGCCACCAACGCGCTGCAGCTCTCCCTCCTGGAGGACGCGGAGAACCTTGGTCTGCGTGGAGAGCGTCATGTCGCCCAGCTCGTCGAGAAAGATGGTGCCACGATCAGCAAGTTCGAATTTCCCCTTTTTCAGGTGGGTGGCCCCGGTAAAGGAGCCCTTCTCGTGGCCAAACAGCTCACTCTCAATCAGATTCTCCGGAATCGCGGCACAATTGACCGCCACAAAGGGACCCTCCGAGCGAAGGCTGTGACGGTAAATGCAGCGGGCTACCAGCTCCTTGCCGGTGCCGCTCTCCCCGGTGATCATGACAGTCGCATCACTGGGTGCGACCTGACCGATCAGCTTAAACACATCGCGCATCACATCGCTGGAGCCTACCATGCCCTCCTCGTAGTCACGGGAGTCGATGCCGGGCAGGGACGGTTCCGACTCGGTGTGCAGCTGCGCCCAGGCATCAAACGCCTTGGTGGTCAGATTGAGCACCTTCTTCAGCTCAAACGGCTTTACGATGTAATCGAAGGCGCCAAACTTCATCGCCTCGATCGCCGTCTGAGTGGTGCCATAGGCCGTCATGATGATGACCATCGAATCCGGCGAAGCATTGCGAATGTGCTGCAGCGCCTCGATACCGCTGATGCCCTGCATCCGGTTGTCGGAAAAGATCACTGCGGGCTGAAGCTCGGATGCGCGTTCAACACCCTCCTCCCCGCTTCCAGCGAGCTGCACCTCATAGCCGCGCGGCTCAAGCACACGCTTCAGGGAGTAGCGGATTTCACTGTCATCATCAATGACCAGGATGGTCTTGTCGTTTGCCATAGCTCAGGTTCTCCAGCACAATTTCACGATGTCGAGACATACATTTGCAGGCGGTCCAGCAGATGATTGAAACCATCGGCCAACGGAATGTATCCCCGCAATTGAATCTCACCTTTACCCACAGCTGCGAGGTTGTCAGCAAGATTTGCAACCGATTTCCAGGCGACCTCGAGGTTTGCAAAGCGAAAGTCCACCGAACGTCCCCCAACCGCACTGCCATCGCTCACCCAGCTGAGACGCCCCTCTTGCACGGTGATGCACCCAAGGTTTGCTTCTACTCCACCGATGAAGAGAGAAATCCGGCCATCGGGCAGATGATCCATCAGCCCACGGCTGAAATCATCCACCTCCCTCAACCCATTGAGTCCTGCCACAGCAGCACGCAGCGTGAGCAGGGTCTTGGCCAACAATTCCTGCGGTTGCGCATGCTGCCAGGCCTGAGTGCTCATGCGTTGTTTCAGGGCGAGCAGGTTGCGGATGAACCTGAACCACGCGGGAACGTGAGACAGTCCTCGAAGGCTTCGCAGCGGGAAGCGGTTGTTCTCAAAAAAACCCAGTGCCTCGGACTGTGAACGAAAGGCAAATCCGATGGAGTCGGCAGGCAGTGACTGTGAACGAAGATCGAGCAAGCGCACTCCAGCACCTCCGGTCTGGCGGATCACCGCGATGTCACAACCCGCCACGCTGCAGGTAATGCTGCGCCCGACCTCCGGCAACGGTGTTCCCATGAGGCTTCCGGGAAAGGAATCCTCCTGCATCAGACTGAACAGGATCCACGGATACAGCAGACACTGCACCCGCCCACGCTCACAGGTCAGGGTTTCCATGCTGATGCGCCCTCGCAGTCTCAACCACCTTTGCGATCACATCGAGCGGGTTGCACTTGGGGCGCACCCGAAACAGATTCTCCCGAATCTCGCGCAGTTCTCCAGGGTTATCCATCCACTGCTTGATGATGATCGGCAGGTCTCCCGCACGTTTGATCGAACGACCAAGGTTGTGTTTTTTGCAGTATCGAACTGTGATGATTTCCTGAGGCATTAATCCGCCAATGCCATTGGAAATAATGGGACAGCCCAGGAAAATCGCCTCACTGGTCAGCCCTGTTCCAGGTCGAGCCACCACCGCCGATGCACACTGCAGCAGCTCCGCCATTTTGTCGGTGTAGCGCAGGGGTTTCACGCGCATGGAAGGATGACGGCGATCCCAAAGGTTGATGGAATCGTAGACGAGGTTGTTTCGCGCGCAGAGTGCGACGACCTGGGGACGAATGCCCTGACTGTATATGAATTCAAGCTTG belongs to Puniceicoccaceae bacterium and includes:
- the leuA gene encoding 2-isopropylmalate synthase encodes the protein MFHFNIEKKYKPFPKIDLPDRRWPNRTIQQAPIWCSVDLRDGNQALANPMTIDQKTEMFELLVKMGFKEIEVGFPSASDTEFQFTRRLIEQGLIPDDVAIQVLCQAREHLIQRNFEALQGAKKVIFHLYNSTSPLQRRVTFNLNKQQIKQIAIDGTRMIKERVSMLPQTDFTLQYSPESFSDTEVDYALEVCEAVLDTWQPRAGEKVILNLPATVEVSTPNVYADQIEWFIRNLKQREHVIISLHTHNDRGTGVAATELGLLAGADRVEGTLFGNGERTGNLDIINVALNLMAHGVDPQLDLSDLPAIREVCERNTDMPVPPRHPYAGELVFTSFSGSHQDAIKKGMDLRKQEASDDAHWAIPYLAIDPSDIGRSYHAIIRINSQSGKGGVAYILNQEFGYDLPKPMHPEVGHCINQHADRQQRELSVQEIHDCFLAGFANLSEPLELVDYDVHRESKAEPDKTYQISGVMRLQGIEHAFSGVGNGPINAFANALEVMGVKDFKLVDYRQHAIGEGSATQSAAYICIQADNGKGPKFWGVGLDANIEFASLKALVSAYNRSSAQPVA
- a CDS encoding sigma-54 dependent transcriptional regulator, whose translation is MANDKTILVIDDDSEIRYSLKRVLEPRGYEVQLAGSGEEGVERASELQPAVIFSDNRMQGISGIEALQHIRNASPDSMVIIMTAYGTTQTAIEAMKFGAFDYIVKPFELKKVLNLTTKAFDAWAQLHTESEPSLPGIDSRDYEEGMVGSSDVMRDVFKLIGQVAPSDATVMITGESGTGKELVARCIYRHSLRSEGPFVAVNCAAIPENLIESELFGHEKGSFTGATHLKKGKFELADRGTIFLDELGDMTLSTQTKVLRVLQEGELQRVGGNETIKVNVRLVAATNKNLEQIVKDKEFREDLYYRLNVFRLRLPALRERTDDIPLIANFLLQKLANKSGSKPKRLSQESLRLLMTHDWPGNVRELENMIHHSAVLAQGDVILPGDFPAELRQRSSSRTSPATPPSPETQALDSPSQIPEIAESEAEPESPEPEWGAQPQRADVLPTAPAAANTWIGGGMNREESFDHIYKLLRKENHRALLVAMEKEMILRTLKETKGNQLKASEVLGISRSTLRKRIEEFSIETKG